A region from the Serinibacter arcticus genome encodes:
- a CDS encoding arginine repressor (regulates arginine biosynthesis when complexed with arginine by binding at site that overlap the promotors of the arginine biosynthesis genes), translated as MTQVPPTKAARHALITRAITRGAIRSQADLSAALEADGVVVTQATLSRDLLELRAQKMHTSDGLVYTLPPEGGGYHGQRVAEQEPHLARRLERLTAELLVSADASGNLAVLRTPPGAAHFFASAIDQSILPDVLGTIAGDDTVVVISRDPDGAQGVVETFLELARAAHHQQ; from the coding sequence ATGACGCAGGTCCCCCCGACCAAGGCGGCGCGTCACGCGCTCATCACGCGAGCGATCACCCGAGGGGCGATCCGCTCGCAGGCGGACCTGTCCGCGGCGCTGGAGGCCGACGGCGTCGTGGTGACGCAGGCGACGCTCTCGCGCGACCTGCTAGAGCTGCGGGCCCAGAAGATGCACACCTCGGACGGCCTCGTCTACACGCTCCCGCCCGAGGGCGGCGGCTACCACGGCCAGCGGGTCGCCGAGCAGGAGCCGCACCTGGCCCGGCGGCTGGAGCGGCTGACGGCCGAGCTGCTGGTCTCGGCCGACGCGAGCGGTAACCTCGCGGTGCTGCGGACGCCCCCCGGCGCCGCCCACTTCTTCGCCTCCGCGATCGACCAGTCGATCCTGCCGGACGTGCTGGGGACGATCGCCGGGGACGACACGGTCGTGGTCATCTCGCGCGACCCCGACGGAGCGCAGGGTGTCGTGGAGACGTTCCTCGAGCTCGCTCGAGCCGCGCACCACCAGCAGTAG
- a CDS encoding uridine kinase family protein, which translates to MSAPGADARDAVVGRLVAAALGVLPGPARRGDGVTDLPHGVTLVCVDGLAGAGKTTLAADLAGALRERGRTVAVVHMDDLYLGWTGLLAAHREVELIAASLERGETVTYRRYDWERDALAETVTVPRADVLLLEGCGSAPPAVDGVARLVVAVTAADDLRLTRGLARDGEAMRPEWLAFMADERALEARDRTTERADVVLDATGGVLRWGAASVASDVAVPESGSR; encoded by the coding sequence GTGAGCGCGCCGGGCGCCGACGCGCGCGACGCCGTCGTCGGCCGTCTGGTCGCGGCGGCGCTCGGCGTCCTGCCCGGCCCCGCGCGACGGGGCGACGGCGTCACCGACCTCCCGCACGGCGTCACGCTGGTCTGCGTGGACGGTCTCGCCGGCGCGGGCAAGACGACGCTCGCCGCCGACCTCGCCGGGGCTCTGCGCGAGCGCGGGCGGACCGTCGCCGTCGTCCACATGGACGACCTCTACCTCGGCTGGACGGGCCTGCTCGCCGCGCACCGCGAGGTCGAGCTGATCGCGGCGTCCCTGGAGCGCGGGGAGACCGTGACCTACCGCCGCTACGACTGGGAGCGCGACGCGCTCGCGGAGACCGTGACGGTGCCGCGTGCCGACGTTCTCCTGCTCGAGGGGTGCGGCAGCGCACCGCCGGCTGTCGACGGCGTCGCCCGGCTCGTCGTCGCGGTGACGGCCGCGGACGACCTCCGGCTGACGAGGGGCCTGGCGCGCGACGGCGAGGCGATGCGTCCCGAGTGGCTCGCGTTCATGGCGGACGAGCGGGCGCTGGAGGCACGCGACCGCACCACCGAGCGCGCCGACGTCGTGCTCGACGCGACGGGTGGCGTCCTGCGCTGGGGAGCGGCGAGCGTCGCGTCGGACGTGGCCGTCCCGGAGAGCGGCTCCCGCTGA
- a CDS encoding DNA-3-methyladenine glycosylase, which produces MASGAPARSSRALYVPGRAWFARSAQEVAPDLLGGLLSVASAEGTVVVRLTEVEAYGGSDDPGSHAYRGRTPRNATMFGPPGRLYVYFTYGMHWCANVVTGTEGNASAVLLRAGEIVEGVELARSRRSSSKADRDLASGPARLATALGIKGQHDGTSVDAADGHRMPDAVAGLRVPEIRSGPWQSGPRTGVSGDGGLATYPWRYWLSGDPTVSRYRAV; this is translated from the coding sequence ATGGCGTCGGGCGCCCCTGCCCGGAGCAGCCGGGCCCTCTACGTCCCCGGTCGTGCCTGGTTCGCGCGCAGCGCGCAGGAGGTGGCGCCCGACCTGCTCGGGGGGCTGCTGTCCGTCGCATCGGCCGAGGGCACCGTCGTCGTGAGGCTGACCGAGGTCGAGGCCTACGGCGGGTCCGACGACCCCGGCTCGCACGCCTACCGGGGCCGCACGCCGCGCAACGCGACGATGTTCGGCCCGCCCGGACGGCTCTACGTCTACTTCACCTACGGCATGCACTGGTGCGCCAACGTGGTGACGGGCACGGAGGGCAACGCCTCGGCCGTGCTGCTCCGGGCGGGGGAGATCGTCGAGGGGGTGGAGCTCGCCCGGAGTCGTCGCTCGAGCTCGAAGGCGGACCGCGACCTGGCCAGCGGGCCCGCCAGGCTCGCGACGGCACTCGGCATCAAGGGCCAGCACGACGGCACGAGCGTGGACGCGGCCGACGGCCACCGGATGCCCGACGCCGTCGCCGGCCTCCGGGTGCCCGAGATCCGTTCGGGGCCGTGGCAGAGCGGTCCGCGCACCGGGGTCTCCGGCGACGGTGGCCTCGCGACCTATCCGTGGCGGTACTGGCTGAGCGGCGACCCGACCGTGTCGCGCTACCGCGCCGTCTGA
- the argH gene encoding argininosuccinate lyase, which translates to MTTASGTTNTGALWGGRFASGPADAMAELSRSTQFDWVLAPVDLAGSRAHARALHRAGLLTDADLATLVDALTAMEDDVLAGTLVADPGDEDVHGALERVLIARVGAEVGGRLRAGRSRNDQIATLVRMFLRDHARVVAGGVLAVVDALVEQAAAHPEAPMPGRTHLQHAQPVLLAHHLLAHAWPLLRDVERLVDWDERAAVSPYGSGALAGSSLGLDPDAVAHELGFDSAVENSIDGTAARDVVAEFAFVAAMTAVDLSRLSEEVILWATKEFGFITLDDAYSTGSSIMPQKKNPDIAELARGKAGRLIGDLTGLLATLKGLPLAYNRDLQEDKEPVFDAVAQLEVLLPAVAGMVATLRFHTERMAELAPQGFSLATDIAEWLVRRGVPFRDAHEIAGACVQACETHEPPIELADLSDEELAAVSPHLVPEVREVLTVAGSIASRNGRGGTAPVRVVEQLARAAERAEELRAWAEPESDAGPESE; encoded by the coding sequence GTGACGACCGCGAGCGGTACCACCAACACCGGAGCCCTCTGGGGCGGCCGGTTCGCCTCGGGACCTGCGGACGCGATGGCCGAGCTCTCGCGCAGCACGCAGTTCGACTGGGTGCTCGCACCCGTCGACCTCGCCGGGTCCCGCGCCCACGCCCGGGCGCTGCACCGCGCCGGGCTCCTCACCGATGCCGACCTCGCCACGCTCGTGGACGCGCTGACGGCGATGGAGGACGACGTGCTCGCCGGCACCCTGGTCGCCGACCCGGGCGACGAGGACGTGCACGGCGCCCTCGAGAGGGTGCTCATCGCGCGCGTCGGCGCCGAGGTGGGCGGTCGGCTGCGCGCCGGGCGCTCCCGCAACGACCAGATCGCGACCCTCGTGCGGATGTTCCTGCGCGACCACGCCCGCGTGGTCGCGGGCGGCGTGCTCGCCGTCGTGGACGCCCTCGTGGAGCAGGCCGCGGCCCACCCCGAGGCGCCGATGCCCGGGCGGACGCACCTGCAGCACGCTCAGCCCGTCCTGCTGGCGCACCACCTGCTCGCCCACGCGTGGCCGCTGCTGCGCGACGTCGAGCGGCTCGTGGACTGGGACGAGCGCGCCGCCGTGTCGCCCTACGGCTCCGGCGCGCTGGCGGGGTCCTCGCTCGGGCTGGACCCGGACGCCGTCGCGCACGAGCTCGGCTTCGACTCCGCCGTGGAGAACTCGATCGACGGGACCGCGGCGCGCGACGTCGTCGCGGAGTTCGCGTTCGTCGCCGCCATGACGGCGGTCGACCTGTCGCGCCTCTCCGAGGAGGTCATCCTCTGGGCCACGAAGGAGTTCGGCTTCATCACGCTCGACGACGCCTACTCCACGGGGTCGAGCATCATGCCGCAGAAGAAAAACCCGGACATCGCCGAGCTGGCGCGCGGCAAGGCCGGCCGACTGATCGGTGACCTGACCGGTCTGCTCGCGACCCTCAAGGGCCTCCCGCTCGCGTACAACCGCGACCTGCAGGAGGACAAGGAACCGGTGTTCGACGCCGTCGCCCAGCTCGAGGTCCTGCTGCCGGCCGTCGCGGGGATGGTCGCGACGCTGCGGTTCCACACGGAGCGGATGGCCGAGCTCGCCCCGCAGGGCTTCTCCCTGGCGACCGACATCGCCGAGTGGCTGGTGCGCCGGGGCGTGCCGTTCCGCGATGCGCACGAGATCGCCGGCGCCTGCGTCCAGGCCTGCGAGACGCACGAGCCCCCCATCGAGCTCGCCGACCTCAGCGACGAGGAGCTCGCAGCGGTAAGCCCGCACCTCGTGCCCGAGGTCCGCGAGGTCCTCACCGTGGCCGGGTCGATCGCCTCGCGCAACGGCCGCGGCGGCACCGCGCCGGTGCGGGTGGTGGAGCAGCTGGCGCGCGCCGCCGAGCGCGCGGAGGAGCTGCGGGCCTGGGCCGAGCCCGAGTCCGACGCCGGGCCCGAGTCCGAGTGA